GTCAGTTAAATGATGTAGAAATACAGGTGCCTTTTGACAGGGTGGCTACTTCTGAACATGTCCAGACGATTATTGATCTATTTGAAGAGGATTATTCCAAGATGTATTCCCGTTCGGCCCGGTCGCCTGAATTGGGCTATCTTGTGACAACGGCCATTATCACGGGTGTGGTAGACAGCGAGAAGCCCAATTTGCCAGAAGAACCACTTGGACCAGAGGAACCTGACGTCAGGTTTCAGCAAACGCGTCAGGTGTACTACAAAGGAAGCTGGACGGAAGCCAAGGTGTATCAGATGGAACACTTGAAGCCTGGAAACCGAATTCGTGGATTTGCCGTGTTGGAATCACCAAACACCACCTTTGTCGTGCCGACTGGTTATGAAACTTATTTGGATCAACACAGGATTTTTCATTTAAAACCTTTAGTTTAGGGATGGATTATTAAAAAAGGGTCAAGAAAGGAGTTATTACTGATGTGTGCGACAACGAAACAGGAAATCATGCAAGCACGTCCAATTGGTTGGGAAGGAAGAACATTGAAGGAAATGCTGGATGAATCTGAGCGCCTGTTTGCGCAGACAGGGAAGTATTGGGGATTGGATGAACTGACACTGCGTGAAAAGGATCCGATCCGGTATGAACGAATTTTCTCCCAGTTGCGCGGGGGACTGGTGAATGCCAGGGAAACCGCTTTGAATATTTCCGCCTCCCCGATCGTGAAGGAGATTGGTGAATTGTGCTTCGCGCTTTATACACCGGAAGGTGATTCGATTGCTCTTTCAACGGGAATCATCGTTCATGTTCACACGATGAGTGACGCGATTAAGTACATGATTCGCAAGAACTTTGAGCAAAATCCGGGGATTCGGCCGGGTGATATTTTCTCCAATAACAATTCGATCATTGGAGACGTACACACAGCTGACGTCCATACGTTGATCCCGATTTTTTGGGAAGGGGAATTGATCGGATGGGCCGGTGGTGTGACGCATGAGATCGACGTCGGCGCGGTGCGTCCAGGTTCGATGGCCTTTGGTCACGAAGATCGCTACGGTGACGGGTTGCTGCTTTCTTGTGAAAAGGCCGGAGAAAATGACGAGTTTTACCAGAGTTACTTGATCAAAGTCGCCGATTCGGTACGAGCCGAAATGTATTGGGTACTGGATGAACGGACACGTTTGGCGGGATGTCAAATGATCCGTGATCAGGTTTACCGTGTAATTCGGGAAGAGGGAATTGACACTTACAAGCGTTTTATTCGCGAAGTGATAGAAGAAGGACGCCGCAGTTTTCTGGCACGGGTCAAAGAAATGACCTTTCCCGGGGTGTACGAATCCCCACGCTTCACAGATGTGCCTTGGAAAGAGGATCCCACCGTTTCTCACAAATGCCGCAAAGATATTATCATGCACGCTCCTTTGCAATTGAAGATTGGCGCAAACGGGGAGTTTGACATGTCATTTGAAGGAGCCAACAAGTGGGGCTACCATTCGTTCAACTGTGCGCCATCCCCGATGCAGGGAGCCCTTTGGGTGCAGTTGACCCAATCATTGATCCCAAATGATAAGATCAATGACGGAGCCTACCTGGCCACTTCGCTGAAATTGCCTTACGGTTCCTGGTGCAACCCCGATTATGAAAAGGTTTCTACCACGCTTTCCTGGCACTTCCTGATTCCCGCTTTTTCGGGGATGATCCGTAGTCTGGCCCGAGCTTATTATGCAAGAGGGTATGTCGAGGAGATATCGGCCAGTTTTCCTTTGACGGGAAATATCCTGCAAGGCGGGGGTATTAACCACTTCGGCGTGGAATCAGCCTTTACCAACTTCGAGATGTCTTGCGAAGGAACCGGGGCAATGTATGTCAAGGACGGAGAGGATACTACTGCGGCGATGTGGAATCCGGAGGGGGATATGGGTGAGGCAGAGTCCTGGGAAATGTTGGAGCCGTTGCTTTATCTTGGCCGCACCATTAAGCCGATGACGCCGGGGCCGGGAAAATATCGTGGAGGTGCGGGACTGGAAAGCGTCCGCATGTTGTACCGGACCAATGAACAAGTGTTGTTTAACGGGCTTGCGGACGGATATGTATTTGGCAGCGCCGGGATTTTTGGAGGATACCCAGGCAATGCGGGTTACCGTCACAGCCTGCATGGGACCAACATGAAAGAAATTATCGCCAGGCAGTTGCCTTATCCTACGTGTGATGGCGATCCGGAACATTCTGAGGTGAATGCGCTTGTCCAGGCGGAGAAAAATGTGTTTGACAAACATGCCACAGCAGGACCGCAAAAATTTTCTGAGTATGATATTTACGTTTCGGTGCACCGTGGCGGTCCCGGACTCGGTGATGTGCTGGAACGCGATCCGAAAGCGGTTGAAGCAGACTTAAACGGCGGCTATCTGTTGCCGCGTTACGCCGATTCCATTTATGGCGTTGTGGCGGAACAGGGAGCGGATGGAAGATGGCATGTCGATGTGGCCAAAACGGAAGCCCGGAGGAAAGAAAAGCGGAGAGAGCGCCTGGAGAAAGCGATTCCCGTCAGTCAATTCCTGAAAGAGCAACGGGAACGCATTTTGCAACGGGACTTTATCCAGCCCGTCCGTGAAATGTATCAGAGCTCCATGGATTTGTCCCCAGAATGGCGGCAAAAATACCTGTCTTTTTGGAATTTACCGGAAGATTTTCGTATGGTTGAAGAATAACCGACCCATCTTCGATAAAACCTCGATGATGAATGATAAAACATGGTGATGAAAGGAGACGAATCAAATGGCGGAATACGATCTGGAAACATTGCGTCAACTGAAGCGTGGGGAACTGCCTTTTCAAAAGGTTCATGAGATGCAATCCAGTCATAAAGATGCGGATCGTTTTTGGAAGATGTTACAGATTGCGCAGGAATCGGTACCTTGGGATGATAAGATTCTCTTGCCTTATGCGGAGCATCTGTACGTGGTGGAAAAGCCGGATAAGAGCCGCGTGGTGAAATGTGACTGCGGACACGAGTTTGGCGATGTGAAACAAAACTGGAAGTTACAGGCGGTGATTTATGTCCGGGACAGCAAGGAAAAAATTAATGAAATCTATCCGGACATGCTGGGATGTGATCCGGATTGGATGGAATTGCGTGAATATATTTGTCCTGGTTGTGCCACGCTCCTGGAAGTGGAAGCGGTGCCTCCAGGATACCCAGTAGTGTTTGACTTCCAACCGGACATCGACACCTTCTACGAAAAGTGGCTGAACCATCCACTGAAGTGATTCTACTCCATGGAGTACTTTGGCATTTGCCCGTTTTGGCAAATGCCAAAGTCATTTTCTTTTTTGTTACGAATAAACAAAATAAAGGGCAAATATTTATATGCTATGGTTAGTTATCCCCATAAAAGACCACAGCAGAAATTCATCCAGCCAACGCTATTACAAAGCCAACATTGAAGAAAAGTATCGGTTTTGAAAGCGCTAACAATGCTTGGAGGAGTGATTTCAGTGAATCAGGCCGTATGGTATCCGACCAAAGAACGTGTCGAATCCACACGCCTATACCAGTGGATGAAGCGATTGGGATTCGAGGATTATGACCGTTTCCATCAAGCTTCGGTAAGGGATATCGCTTGGTTTTGGGGGGAAGCAGAAAAAGAACTGGGAATTGCCTGGTTTCAACCATATCGTCAGGTGCTGGATCTCTCACGTGGCCCGCAATGGCCGCGGTGGTTTGTCGGCGGCAAGCTCAATCTGGCTTACAACGTCCTGGACAAGTGGCTGGAAGATCCCCAGGTGCGGCGCCGGAATGCCTTGATTTACGAAAGGGAGGATGGAGTGATTCGCCGCTATACATATGAGGCATTGGCCGGATGGGTGAACCGGGTGGCCGCCGGATTGAAGAGACAAGGGGTTCAGAAAGGGGATCGCATCGGCATCTATCTGCCGATGATTCCCGAAGCGGCGGTGATCATGCTGGCTGTTGCCAAAATCGGAGCCATCTTCATTCCATCGTTCTCCGGTTTCGCGGCCGATCCGGTCGCCAAGCGGCTGCAGAGTTCCGGGGCCAGGATGTTGGTGACAGCTGACGGATTTATCCGCCGGGGAAAGGTGGTCCCGATGAAAGAGGAGGCGGATAAGGCCGTTGCGTTGTCTCCGACCATCGAAAAGGTGGTGGTGGTTCGTTCGCTCGGCAGGGAGATACCTTGGAACCAGGACAAGGATATCGACTGGAAGGAGCTGGAGGCTGAGAAAGAGGCTGAACGAGAGGAGGTGTCCTGCGAGGTTCTCGACAGCGACACGCCGTTCATGCTGTTGTATACTTCCGGAACCAAGCCGAAAGGGACGGTGCACATCCATGCCGGATTCCCGATTCGCGCCGCATTTGAGGCGGGGCTGCAACTGGATTTGCGGCCGGGCGAGGTGATGTTCTGGGTGACCGATATGGGCTGGGTCGTCGGGCCGCTGGTTCTGCTCGGTTCCTTGATGAATGCGGCAACGCTGGTCATGTACGACGGTTCTCCGGACTTTCCCGCTCCCGACCGGATATGGCAGATGGCGGAGCGGCACCAGGTGAGTATCCTGGGTGTTGCGCCCACATTGATTCGCGCCATGGTTCCGCATGGCGAGGAACTGGCCGGCCGGCACGATCTGTCCAGTCTCAAGGCTTTTGCCTCGACGGGAGAGCCCTGGAATCCGGAGCCGTGGAACTGGTTGTTTGAGAAGGTTGGAAAAAAACGGCTGCCCATTCTGAATGTTTCCGGCGGTACGGAAGTCTCGGGCGTGATCATCGGCACAACGGTCCTCAAGCCGATTGCCCCGACCTGTTTCAATGCTCCGAATCTAGGCATGGATGTGGACGTATTGGATCAAGAAGGCAAACCGGTGTATGGGCAGATAGGGGAGCTGGTGGTCAGACAGCCCTGGGTGGGCATGACGCACGGTTTTTGGCAAGAACCGGAACGCTATGAGGAGACCTATTGGAGCCGTTGGAAAAACATCTGGGTTCACGGCGATGCCGTCATTCGGGATGAGCAAGGCTTCTGGACGATCATCGGCCGTTCCGATGACACCCTGAACGTGGCGGGCAAGCGGATGGGGCCTTCGGAAATGGAATCCATTTTGGTGAGCCATCCAGCGGTGCGGGAAGCTGCCACGATTGGCGTTCCCGATCCGCTGAAAGGCGAAGTGCCGGTCTGCTTTGCGGTGATCAATCCGGGCCATGCGCCGGATGAGTCGCTGGCTGAAAAACTGATGCAGATGGTGACGGAACAGATTGGCAAGGCCCTGCGTCCGAAGGCCATTCACTTTGTCGCAGAGTTGCCAAAGACCCGCAGCGCAAAAATCATGCACCGGGTCATCCGTGCCGTTTATCTGGGCAAGAATCCGGGGGATTTGTCGGCTCTGGACAATCCGGAGTCGATCCGTGAGATTCAAAAATTCACACATGAATGATGGACATGTGAATGATGAACATAGCGGGGGTGTATGGATGAAAAAGAATCGTTTTCTTTTCGTCGCGATGCTCAGTTTATTGTTAGCCGTTGCTGTGGCCTGCAGTTCCCAGACTGCCGGCACCGGTCAGCGGGAGAAAGACGGCGGGCCTGACTCTCAAGAGGGAGTTCAATTGGCTCAAGGTGTCACCGACAAGGAGATCAAAATCGGACATTTTGGGCCGCAAACCGGTTTTGCCGCCTCTTACGATGTGATCCGTGAAGGCATCCAATCCTATTTCAACCTGGTCAACGCCCAGGGAGGGGTCAACGGGCGGATGCTGAAACTGATCGCTTATGACAACGAATACCAGCCCAATAAGACGGTGCCTGTTGTCCAGCGACTGGTGCAAGAGGACAAGGTGTTCGCCATTGTGGCCACCACCTGTACCCCGTGTCACCAGGCTGCCGAGTCGCTGTTTGGCGAAATTCCCATGGTTGGTCCTTCGCCCGCTTCAACCAGCGCCTTTCTTGAGCCCTTGCGCAAAAACTGGTTTGGATTGCAGTTGAACTACAAGATTGAAGGACGTTTCTTTGTCGACTACGCCGTCAATCATTTGAACGCCAAGCGGATCGCCATCTTTTATGAAAACGACGATTATGGCAAAGAAGGGTATTTCGGTGCGAAGGAGGAGCTGAAAAAGCATCCGGACGTTCAACTGGTCGCCGAGGTGCCGCACAATGTTCAGGAGGTGGATTTTAGCGCCCATGCCCAACGCTTGAAACAAGCCAATCCGGACGTGATCATTATGACCGGGATCCAGAAGAATGCCGCCGCTTTCCGAAAGGAAATGGTCAAGATCGGGGCGACAGACATTCCTTTGATGGTTACCTACGCCATCGGAATGGACCATAAAGTGATGTACGACTTGACGGGTGACGCTTGGGACGGGGTATACAGTACGCTTTCCATGGTATCCATTGACGAGACGGACAACCCGAAAATCCAAGAATTTGTTCAGCAGTACAGCAAAGACTTCCCGAAGTCTGTCCCGAGTGCCAATGCGCAAATCGGCTGGGCGGCTGCACAAGTGCTGGTGGAGGGATTGCGCCGTGCGGGAGAGGAGTTGACATGGGATCATTTCATTGCCGCCATGGAAACGCTGGACGACTGGGACGGATCGATGTATTACGATGTATACTACACGCCTGATACCCGTTATGGCCAGACGTCGATGTATTTGACCCGGGCAAAGGACGGCAAGCTGGAGAAGGTGACTCCGCTGGTGAAATACGATCCGAAGACGGATCAGTTTCTCTACGAGCCCTCCAAATAAGGTAGACTTGCGTGAAACGGGCAGGATGGCTGGACGAGAAGGACGACAGATGATGAAATCATTGAAATCATGTGCAGAGAAATCATGTGCTGAAGTCATGACCAAAGCAGGGGACAGCTCCGGTGTGAAAGGGGCCAGTCCCCTTTTTGCAGGGATGCGAAGTTTTGCAAATGTCGATCAATAAGATTTGATTTGTATTTTTTGCCGGTTGTTTTAAAATATAAGTATCAGTTTATATTTATAAACACACAGGATGGTTATCACGGTTTGGGGAGGGAATCAGGATGTCCAATTTACTCGTCAAGGATCAGCATGGGGTTCGTTGGATCTTTTTCAACCGGCCGGAGAAATTGAACGCGCTCACGCGCGAGGATATTCGCGATGCTCACCGCCGCGTGCAGGAAGCTTCCGAACAGGGGCTGGATGCCATCGTGTTTCGCGGGATGGGGGAGCGTTCTTTTTCGGCCGGTGTGCATGTGGAAAGTTTTCGCAATTTGAGCACGGCCGAAGCCAGAGAATTGATCTCGGAACTGAGAGGTTTGCTGGATGCGGTCCGAACCTCTCCTTTGCCGACTGTCAGCGCCATCAACGGGTATTGCATCGGCGGGGCCATGGAACTGGCCATGGCCTGCGATATCCGGATCGCGGTGACGCATGCGCGGTTCGGGATGCCGGAGATCAAGGTGGGGATCCCTTCGGTGCTGGATGCCGCCCTGTTGCAACAGCATATCGGCCTGAGCAAGGCGAAGGAGATGTTGCTCACCGGAGATCTGTACGGCGTGGAAGAGATGGACAAGTATGGCTTGATCAATCAGGTAGTGGAACCGCATGCGCTGGATGAAGCGGTGGAGCGGATGTTGCAGCGGATCACGGTCCATTCCAAGGCAGCCATCCGTTCCCAAAAGCGTCTCTTCGAAGTCTGGCAGAACACGACGCTGCAGGAGTCGATCAATGCCAGTGTCAATGAATTTGCGCTGGTCTTTGGCGAGGAAGAGACGAGGAAAGCGGTAGAAAAATATGTGAAAAAATAATATGAAAAATAATGAGGGGATGATTTCATACTTGCACATAAACTGCAGGATTTTTACGATGGGTGATGAACGGTCGATTTGACATTCAATGGATCTGCAAATCACAACGGGAGGACAAAAAAATGGAGATTGACATTCAGTCCATGGCGAAGCGGGACCGCTACCTATTGATGACCAACATGATTGTGCCGCGCCCGATTGCT
The nucleotide sequence above comes from Bacillus thermozeamaize. Encoded proteins:
- a CDS encoding acetone carboxylase subunit gamma, encoding MAEYDLETLRQLKRGELPFQKVHEMQSSHKDADRFWKMLQIAQESVPWDDKILLPYAEHLYVVEKPDKSRVVKCDCGHEFGDVKQNWKLQAVIYVRDSKEKINEIYPDMLGCDPDWMELREYICPGCATLLEVEAVPPGYPVVFDFQPDIDTFYEKWLNHPLK
- a CDS encoding AMP-dependent synthetase, with product MLGGVISVNQAVWYPTKERVESTRLYQWMKRLGFEDYDRFHQASVRDIAWFWGEAEKELGIAWFQPYRQVLDLSRGPQWPRWFVGGKLNLAYNVLDKWLEDPQVRRRNALIYEREDGVIRRYTYEALAGWVNRVAAGLKRQGVQKGDRIGIYLPMIPEAAVIMLAVAKIGAIFIPSFSGFAADPVAKRLQSSGARMLVTADGFIRRGKVVPMKEEADKAVALSPTIEKVVVVRSLGREIPWNQDKDIDWKELEAEKEAEREEVSCEVLDSDTPFMLLYTSGTKPKGTVHIHAGFPIRAAFEAGLQLDLRPGEVMFWVTDMGWVVGPLVLLGSLMNAATLVMYDGSPDFPAPDRIWQMAERHQVSILGVAPTLIRAMVPHGEELAGRHDLSSLKAFASTGEPWNPEPWNWLFEKVGKKRLPILNVSGGTEVSGVIIGTTVLKPIAPTCFNAPNLGMDVDVLDQEGKPVYGQIGELVVRQPWVGMTHGFWQEPERYEETYWSRWKNIWVHGDAVIRDEQGFWTIIGRSDDTLNVAGKRMGPSEMESILVSHPAVREAATIGVPDPLKGEVPVCFAVINPGHAPDESLAEKLMQMVTEQIGKALRPKAIHFVAELPKTRSAKIMHRVIRAVYLGKNPGDLSALDNPESIREIQKFTHE
- a CDS encoding acetone carboxylase subunit alpha — translated: MCATTKQEIMQARPIGWEGRTLKEMLDESERLFAQTGKYWGLDELTLREKDPIRYERIFSQLRGGLVNARETALNISASPIVKEIGELCFALYTPEGDSIALSTGIIVHVHTMSDAIKYMIRKNFEQNPGIRPGDIFSNNNSIIGDVHTADVHTLIPIFWEGELIGWAGGVTHEIDVGAVRPGSMAFGHEDRYGDGLLLSCEKAGENDEFYQSYLIKVADSVRAEMYWVLDERTRLAGCQMIRDQVYRVIREEGIDTYKRFIREVIEEGRRSFLARVKEMTFPGVYESPRFTDVPWKEDPTVSHKCRKDIIMHAPLQLKIGANGEFDMSFEGANKWGYHSFNCAPSPMQGALWVQLTQSLIPNDKINDGAYLATSLKLPYGSWCNPDYEKVSTTLSWHFLIPAFSGMIRSLARAYYARGYVEEISASFPLTGNILQGGGINHFGVESAFTNFEMSCEGTGAMYVKDGEDTTAAMWNPEGDMGEAESWEMLEPLLYLGRTIKPMTPGPGKYRGGAGLESVRMLYRTNEQVLFNGLADGYVFGSAGIFGGYPGNAGYRHSLHGTNMKEIIARQLPYPTCDGDPEHSEVNALVQAEKNVFDKHATAGPQKFSEYDIYVSVHRGGPGLGDVLERDPKAVEADLNGGYLLPRYADSIYGVVAEQGADGRWHVDVAKTEARRKEKRRERLEKAIPVSQFLKEQRERILQRDFIQPVREMYQSSMDLSPEWRQKYLSFWNLPEDFRMVEE